The Thermotoga neapolitana DSM 4359 sequence CCCCGAAAAGAACCCAGAAGTTTCCAAAAAAAGAGCAAAGATCGTACTTGAAAGGATGCTTTCGGAGGGAAAGATCGATCAACAAACGTACCAGAGATATGTCGAAGAGCTCTCAGAACTGAAATTCCAGGTGCACTGGCTCACAGTGGATGAGGAGCTTTTCTGGAGGATCGTGAGGGAAGCCCAGAGGGCAGGTTTTGATCTGAACGAACTGAGGCACGGCTACAAGGTGTTTCTCACGCTGGACAGAGATTTGCAGGAACGGGTCTTCAACATCATCCAGGACGAAAAGACAGCCTTCGTTGCCGTGAAGACGAAGACGGGCGAGATAGTGGCCTATCGGGGAATCGGTATCGAATATGGAACGGGCTGGAGACAGGTGGGATCCGCCATAAAACCACTGTATTACTACTACGCCCTCCTGAAAGGAATGAATCCTTCGAATCTTTTGATCGACCTTCCTGTCAGGGTGGGAAACTGGGAACCGGAGAATTTCGATGAAAAATACAGGGGGATGGTCAGTCTCGAGGAGGCCATCGTGGAGTCCAGAAACATCCCTTCCGTGCTGCTGTACTCTCATATTCAACCGGAGAACGCGAAAACTTTCATCACAGAAACATTGAAACTGAGATCCAGATATCCGGACGACCTCACCGCCGCCCTGGGAACCGTTGAAACGTCCCCAGAAGAACTGGTGAAAGCGTATTCGGCAGTGTTCAACGGAGGTGTTGTCCTTCAGCCCTACATCATAGATAGAGTAGTGGACCGAAACGGGAGAGTCGTTTACAGGGGGTATCCAAAGGTCGTATCGATCGTACCATCTTTCGTGAGAACACCACAGGAAGCGAGCGAGATCATGAAGTGGATCATGAAAGAAGTCGTGGAAAGAGGGACGGGTGTTCGAGCAAGAATCCCGGGAAAGACAGTGGCAGGAAAGACGGGAACGGCAGAAAACAACGCCTGGTTCATAGGAGGAGATGATGAGTACGTAGCTGCCCTGGTGAAGGATGGAAAGGATCTTCTTGGCGGAAGAGACAGTGCCCCCGTCTGGAAAGAGATCGTGTCAGACTGGAAGAACTTCAAAGGCCTTCTCACGTACAGAGAAGTGCACGGTGAAAAGAAACTTGTGATCGACGATCAAATCGTAAGTTACATCAATTACAACAGGCTTGTTGAACTTTTGAACGAAGGAAGTGTTGGACTGGAAAGGATCGTGGAAATCCTCAAATTTATGGACTACAATCATCAAATAGAGTTTCTTTCAAAAGTAAACGCAGTAGATCCGGTTCTATCCCTCGAAATCTGGAAGAAATTTCTGAAGGAAGGGGGATGAAACATGATACTGTTCAGAGAACCAGGAAGGACAAACACGAAGAAGACCCTGGAGATAGCAATCGAAAAGGCTCGAAGTCTTCCTTCCAGAAAGCTTCTGATAGCTTCTGCCACGGGGTACAGTGCGAAGATGGCACTGGAAATGGCGAAGGATTTGAAACTCATCGTGGTGACACATCACACCGGTTTCGAAGAGCCGGACACACAGGAGTTCGATGAAAACACAAGAAGACTTTTGAAAGAAAAAGGACATGAAGTTCTCACCGCCACCCACGCCCTCTCCGCTGGAGAGAGGTGTCTCAGAAAAAAGTTCGGAGGCATCTATCCTCTGGAAATCATAGCGAACACCCTGAGGATGTTCAGCGAAGGTGTGAAGGTGGCTGTGGAGATATCTCTGATGGCGGCCGATGCAGGACTTGTGAGAACAACGGAACTCGTCGTGGCCTGCGGGGGAACTGAAAGTGGCCTCGACTCTGCCGTCGTTATAAAACCGGCGAACTCTTCTAATCTTTTCGATCTGAGGATCGTCGAGATCCTGTGTATGCCTTCGAATATCTGATCTTCAGATCCTGAACGAGCTGTTTTATCTCCTGTATCTCTTCCGGGCTCATTCCGTACTTCCACCAGAATGGAAGAACGGTGTTGTTCAAAAGAACAGGATCAACGTCTGGATCCAGTTTTTTCTCTCTGACAAGTTTTTTCCAGTCCTCTGTGCCTGGGATAGGGGTGTACTCGTTCACCGACACACCGATCCCTTCGTTCAAACAAACCCTTACGGCCTCCAGCACATCCTCTTTTGTCTGACCGGGCATGTTCACCATAATGTACGCTGAGACTTCCTCCTCTGTGAAACCAACTTT is a genomic window containing:
- a CDS encoding transglycosylase domain-containing protein yields the protein MRKFFVSFLISAAFVFSTLWGLYFLFTKDLPPPESRLVPTFRVFYSDGTPLFISRNVWIDLSNVPESFVNLLLTSEDEDFYRHPGFDLKGFIRAILVDIKTLSFSQGGSTLTQQLARTLYLSTDKSIVRKLKEIFISFWLERTRTKDEILEMYINSVYMGNGIYGFQTAALYYFGKNLWELSEPEMAVLVALIKSPENFNPEKNPEVSKKRAKIVLERMLSEGKIDQQTYQRYVEELSELKFQVHWLTVDEELFWRIVREAQRAGFDLNELRHGYKVFLTLDRDLQERVFNIIQDEKTAFVAVKTKTGEIVAYRGIGIEYGTGWRQVGSAIKPLYYYYALLKGMNPSNLLIDLPVRVGNWEPENFDEKYRGMVSLEEAIVESRNIPSVLLYSHIQPENAKTFITETLKLRSRYPDDLTAALGTVETSPEELVKAYSAVFNGGVVLQPYIIDRVVDRNGRVVYRGYPKVVSIVPSFVRTPQEASEIMKWIMKEVVERGTGVRARIPGKTVAGKTGTAENNAWFIGGDDEYVAALVKDGKDLLGGRDSAPVWKEIVSDWKNFKGLLTYREVHGEKKLVIDDQIVSYINYNRLVELLNEGSVGLERIVEILKFMDYNHQIEFLSKVNAVDPVLSLEIWKKFLKEGG
- a CDS encoding pyruvate kinase alpha/beta domain-containing protein; this translates as MILFREPGRTNTKKTLEIAIEKARSLPSRKLLIASATGYSAKMALEMAKDLKLIVVTHHTGFEEPDTQEFDENTRRLLKEKGHEVLTATHALSAGERCLRKKFGGIYPLEIIANTLRMFSEGVKVAVEISLMAADAGLVRTTELVVACGGTESGLDSAVVIKPANSSNLFDLRIVEILCMPSNI